The genomic segment CTAGTGGACGATGGTGGGGTAGATGCACTGATCGAAAAAAGTCGCAGAAGTCCTAATCTCAAGAATCGTGTCGAAGCAGCGGTTGAACAGGCCGTGAGAGATTATGCGATTGAATTTCCAGCGCATAGTCAGCACAGAACCAGTAATGAACTGCGTAAGCAAGGCATATTTGTCTCTGGCAGTGGTGTCCGCTCCATTTGGTTGCGGCATGGCTTAGAGAACTTTAAGAAGCGCCTGAAAGCCTTGGAAGCCAAGGTGGCTAGCGATGGCATTCAACTGACGGATGAACAGATTGCGGCGCTGGAGCGTAAGAAACACGATGATGAAGCGTGTGGTGAGATTGAAACCGCGCATCCTGGCTACCTTGGCTCGCAAGACACGTTTTATGTCGGTAACCTCAAAGGTGTCGGTCGTATCTATCAGCAAACCTATGTCGATACGTACAGCAAAATTGCTCACTGTAAGCTCTACACCACGAAAACGCCCATCACAGCAGCAGACTTGCTAAACGACAAAGTACTACCGTTTTATGCGTCGCAACAGTTGCCCGTGCTTCGCATTTTAACGGACCGTGGCACAGAGTATTGCGGCAAGGTTGAACACCATGATTATCAGCTTTATCTGGCGATTATCGATATCGACCACACAAAAACCAAAGCGATGTCACCGCAAACGAATGGCATCTGCGAGCGGTTCCATAAGACGATTCTGAACGAGTTTTATCAGGTGACCTTCCGGAAAAAGTTGTATCAAACGCTGGAGGAACTGCAAAAAGATCTGGACGAATGGCTGTCTTACTATAACAATGAACGAACCCATCAAGGGAAAATGTGCAACGGCAGAGCGCCAGTTGAAACATTGATGGATGGGAAACGGATTTGGGCAGAAAAGAATCTGACTCGAATCTAATCTGACAGACACCAGCACAAAACTGGTAACTGTCAGATCAAGTCTGAGCTAGTACACACCTGTTAG from the Leeia speluncae genome contains:
- a CDS encoding IS481 family transposase, giving the protein MLYSNNPIIKHKTGLLNLAEELSNVSRACKVMGVSRDTFYRYRELVDDGGVDALIEKSRRSPNLKNRVEAAVEQAVRDYAIEFPAHSQHRTSNELRKQGIFVSGSGVRSIWLRHGLENFKKRLKALEAKVASDGIQLTDEQIAALERKKHDDEACGEIETAHPGYLGSQDTFYVGNLKGVGRIYQQTYVDTYSKIAHCKLYTTKTPITAADLLNDKVLPFYASQQLPVLRILTDRGTEYCGKVEHHDYQLYLAIIDIDHTKTKAMSPQTNGICERFHKTILNEFYQVTFRKKLYQTLEELQKDLDEWLSYYNNERTHQGKMCNGRAPVETLMDGKRIWAEKNLTRI